Within Deinococcus actinosclerus, the genomic segment GCAGCGGATTGCGGCGCTTGGGCTGGTGCCGCAGGATGTTGCCCGGCGTGATCCCGCCCGGCAGTCCGCCCGGGTTCATGATCTCCAGCCGGTCCGGAAAGTGATGCACGTGCACCGCGTCGCGCAGGGTGTAGTCGCGGTGCGTCAGGGCGTTCAGGAGCGCCTCGCGGTACACGACCTCGTCCTGATCCCAGACCTCGATGCGGAACAGCCCCACCTGCACCGGCGTGAAGCGGTTGCGGGCCTGAATGAGTTCCGCCAGCCGGGTCAGCAGCGCCGGAATGGGCCGCAGCAGGTCCTCGCGGAACTGGAAGTCCACGTCGCCCGACTGGTGGTGGTAGAAGCACACCTCCGACTGCGGCACGTGCGCCCGCAGCGCCGCCGGGGTGCCCGCCAGCAGGATCGCCGCCAGCGTGGGCCGCAGCGCCCCGCCACTGGGAATCAGCAGCCCCAGTTCCTGCAGGAAATCCAGATCCGGGAGGTTCGCCGCGCTCGCCCGGCGGCCCAGGCCGCGCAGCCGCGCCACCTCGGCCGGATCGAGATCGGCCAGCGAGGCGTCCGGGGGGACGGTCGCCGTGAAATCCTGATCCGCGACCGGCTCGGCCTCGCCCGGCGTGACCGGTACGAGGTGCGCGCCGTCCCAGGCGATGACCGACCCGTCCGGCGCGGCCAGCACGTACGGCGCGTGCGGCACGAACACCGCGAGCACCCGTGCCCCGCCTGGCAGGCGGTGGTGCTGCACGTTCACGGTCAGGCGCCCGCCCGACAGTTCGAAGATCGCGTGCGTGACCATCAGCGGGTGCAGCTCACCCGCGTCCCGCACCGCCTGCCCCCCGCGACCACATCCACGCCGACGAGCACCGTCCCGCCCCGCGCGTTCGCCAGGCCCACCGCGTACCGCGCGAGGCTCTCGGGCGTCACGTCCAGCGGCAGGTGAATGCAGGTGGGCCCCGCCGGGGGCAGCACCCCCAGCGGCGAGATGGCGTCGGTCGCGTCCAGCGTCACAATCCGGCAGTATAGCCGGATTCGGCGCCGTTCCGGGAGGGGACAGGCCCGAGCCGGCCACCCCCCCAGCCGGCCCGGTCAGCGGCCCACGCGTGCGGGCTCGCGGGTCAGCCAGCGCCGCTGCGTGAGCACCGGACCGTCCAGCCACACCAGCGCTGCCCGGCGCCCCACGCCCCACACCACCGCCGCCTGCCCGAAGAGGCAGCCCAGACGCACGGCCTCGGGGAGCGGCACGCCGCGCAGGATGAGGGTGTCCTCGCGCCACGCGCCCTCGCCGTTCCAGCCCGGTAGGGGTGCCCAGGGCTGCGCCCCGGCGGCCAGCTGGGCCTGCCGGGCCCTGTTCAGGTCAGCTGACGTGGGCTGAGCACCCGGATTCCAGGCGGTCAAGATCGCCCAGCGCTGCCCTGCTGCGGCCCAGTCGGGGGACGCGCCCGGCCCGGCCGGCGTCAGGTGCAGCCGCTCCCCGGCCCGGCCGTAGGCGCTGGCCAGGAAAGCGGCGCGCAGCTCGGCGTTCATGTGAGGATGCCGTCCGGTCAGCGGGTCACGGTGGCCTGCACGCTCACGATCTGCGCGTTCTTCAACCGGAACACCAGCCCCACGCGCTGCCCCACCTTGAAGGTGCCGCCCAGCACCACCCGGGCGCGCGCGTCCGTGCCCAGTGTCAACGTCCCGGGCATCGGGATGCTCGTCACGACCTTGCAGCGCGGCTCGCAGCGCAGCAGCCGCGCCCGGCCCGCGCTGCTCCACACACCCAGCAGCTCGTCGCTGCGGGCGATCTTCAGGGTGCCCACCAGCTGCACGCCCTCATGCATCAGTTTCAGGGTCATGCCCTGGGGGACGCTGGCCTGCACGCTGCCAGACGACAGGCTCAGCAGCGCCGCACACAGCAGAGTTCGGACCTTCACGCATTCCCTCCTTCGTCCGCGCCGTCCTCGGCGTCCAGTTCGGGCGCGGCGGCGTCCACGCTGGTCTTCATGACCTCCCGCAGCACGCTGGTCGCGAAACTCCCCTTGGGCAGCGTGAACGACAGCGTGAAGCCGTCCTCCCCGGGCGTCACAAGCGCCTCCTGCGGATACACGCGGGTCAGGCGGCGGTCCCCCTTGCGGCTGCCGAACACCTCGGGGCTCAGGCCCAGTTCCTCCAGCACCTCGCGCTCCAGCTCACCGGCGTCCAGGGTCAGCGGCTTGACCTTGCGGCCGAACAGCGTGCCCGTGGCACTCACCTCACCCCGCTGGGCGCGCGGGGTCTCGGCCGCCGCGTCCTGCACGCTGAAGACCCCGCCCGTGTCGTGTTTCTTCGCCATGTCCCCGGCCAGCAGGGCGTCGAACACCCCGCGTTCCAGGCGGCGGCTCACGAAGGCGTTGAACACCACGCTCTGAAGCGCACTCGTCAGGAAGCGGCGCACCCGGGGGTCACGCACGCGCGACTCGCCCCGCACGACCCGCAGGCCCTCCTCGGCGTTCAGGCCACCCAGCCCGAAGCGCTGCGGCCCGAAGTAGTTCGGCACGCCGCGCGCACTCAGCTCGGCCAGCGTGCGCGCCGCCTCGTCCGCTCCTCCGGCGGCGCCGCGCACCCGCACCTGAAAGCGGTTGCCGCTCAGGTGCCCGATGGCCAGCTTGTTGCCGTGCCGCGCCGTGTCCAGCACCCGCACGCCCTCCATCGCGAAGGCCGGCAGCCGGGCCTCGTACTTGGCGGGCAGGCTGATCCACTGGGTCGTCACCGCGTGCCGGTCTTTCAGCCCCGCCACGCCGATGTCCCGGTCGCGCACACCCAGCTGCGTGCCCAGCTCACGCAGGACATGCGCCGTGGTGTGCCCGGTCTTCTCCAGCTGCACGAACAGGAAGTCCCCCTCGCCGCTCAAGGGGTAGGCGGGCTGCTCCTCCACGCGGAAATCGGCCGGTTCACGGCGCAGCACCCCGCCGGTTCCCGGGCCATCCGTCAGGGCGCGCAGCGCCGACCAGTCAAACACCAGACTCACGATCTGCCCACCATATCCCGCATGAGCAGATTTGATGTGAAATTTTTTGCATGCCAGGGAAGTAGCCGGTGTGAGTGCGTGACGCTGTGCCCTGCGGGGTTCACAGGCCGCGCGCCGCCCGGGCCGCCCACGACTCTGAGAGACATGAAGAGACCTTCATCCCCCGGGGCGCAGCAGGGGAGACTGGCTGCGGCCCGGGGTGACGTTACACCAGCGACAGACTGATGAACTTCGTTTCCAGGTACTCGTCCAGGCCCCAGTGGCCGCCCTCACGGCCCACGCCGCTGTTCTTCATGCCGCCGAAGGGAATGTGCGGCGCGTTCGCGCTGGGCAGACCGTCGTTCAGGCCCACGATGCCGTACTCCAGCCCCTCCGCGACGCGGAAGGCGCGGCCCAGGTCCCGCGTGTACGCGTACGCGGCCAGCCCGAACTCGGACGCGTTCGCCAGGGCCAGCCCCTCCTCCTCGGTGTCGAACACCACCACAGGCGCCACCGGCCCGAACGTCTCCTCGCGCAGGATCACGCTGTCCGGATGCACGTCCGTGAGGACCGTCGGCTGGAAGTACAGTCCGCCCGTCGCCTGCCCCCCCGTCGTGGCCCGCGCGCCGCGCGCCAGGGCGTCCTGCACCTGCGCCTGGATCTTGTCCAGGCCCGCCTGCTCCACCACCGGGCCCACCTGCGTGCCGTCCAGCAGCGGGTCACCCACCGTCAGCGCCGCCGTCTTCTCGGTCAGCAGGCGCGTGAAGGCCTCGGTCACGCCGCGCTGCACGTACACCCGGTTCGTGCACACGCAGGTCTGCCCGGCGTTGCGGAACTTGCTGGCGATCACCTCGCGGGCCGCGCCCTCCAGATCGGCGTCGTCGAACACCAGCACAGGCGCGTGCCCGCCCAGTTCCAGGCTGACGCGCTTGATCGTCCGCGCGGCCTGACCGTACAGCAGCCGCCCCACCTCGGTGCTGCCCGTGAAGGTCAGTTTCCGGACCCGCTCGTCCGCCATCAGCGGCTGCGAGAACGCCGGGGCGTCATTCGTGGGCAGCACCTGGAAGGTATCGGGCGGCCCCCCAGCCTCCAGCCACAGTTCCGCGAGGTACAGGGCTGTCATGGGGCTCAGCTCGGCCGGCTTGAGGATCATCACGCAGCCCGCCGCCAGCGCCGGGGCGGCCTTGCGCGTGATCATGCCCGCCGGGAAGTTCCACGGGGTCACGGCGTACACGATGCCCACCGGCTCCTGCACCGTCAGGCCGCGCTTGTGAGGAAAGCGCAGGTTCACCCGCTCGCCCGCGATGCGCCCGGCCTCCTCCGCGCACCACTCGATGAAACTGGCCGCGTAATGCACCTCGCCGCGCGTCTCGGTGATCGGCTTGCCCATCTCCAGCGTCATCAGGCGCGCCAGCGGCTCCTGGTGCGCCAGCATCAGCTCGAACCAGCGGCGCAGCACCCGCCCGCGCTCGTAGCCGTTCACGCGCCGCCAGCTCCGCAGGGCCCGCTCGGCCGCGTCGATCGCCTGCCGGGCGTCCCCCGCCGAGCAGTCCGCCACCTCCCCGATCAGCTGCCCGTTGCCGGGATGGAACACGGGAAAGGTGCGGTCCAGCGCGTGCCATCCACCCGCGAAGTAGGCGCGGGAACGGGTCGCGGGATCACGGGACAGGTCAGTGGGTGGGGTGGTCATGGAACCTCCAGAGGGAAAGGAGTCAGCGAGCAGGCCGTCAGGGGCCCAGTGTCCCCCCCCGCCCCCACCCCTGACCAGCCCCGGTTCGGTGAGGCGGGACACCGCACCTACCGCCCGCCTGAGCCCACCCGCGCCATCAGCCCAGCTGGAGGCGCAGCCACAGCGCGAGCAGGCCCGCGAGCAGCACCGGGGGCGTCAGGCGCAGCCCGGCGCGCAGGTACTCGCCCCAGCCGACCTCCAGCCCGCGCCCGCGCAGGACGTGCAGCCACAGCAGCGTTGCCAGACTCCCGATCGGCGTGAGCTTCGGCCCGATATCCGCGCCCACCACCGCCCCGAACACCAGCGCCTGACGCGCCGCGCCGCTCACGCCGCTGCCCTGGATGCCCAGGATCGCCGTGAGCAGCGCCGGGAGGTTGTTCAGCCCCGCGCTGAGCCCCGCCACGCTGAGGCCCGACGCGAACACCGCCGCGCCCGTCCCGTGCGCCGCCCAGCCCGAGAGCCACGCCCCGTACGCGCCGGTCACGCCCGCGCCGCGCAGCCCGTACACCACCGTGTACATCGCCAGACTGAACGCCACCACGTTCCACGGCGCGGCGCGCAGCACCGCCCGCGTGCCCACGTGCGCGCTGCGCGCCGCGACCACCCACACCAGCCCTGCGCACACCGCCACGACCGCGCTGAGGGGCACGCCTGCCCCCTCGGCCAGGAACGCCCCGGCCAGCAGCAGCGGCGTGACCAGCCAGCCCGCCCGGAACACGCCCCACGACCGCACCGCTCCGGCCGGGTCCGGCAGCGCCCCCACGTCGTAGCGGCGCGGCAGGGTGCGCCCGTAGAACAGCAGCAGGGCGCCCAGGCACGCGGCGACCACGACCAGATTCACGGGCAGCATCACGCCCGCATACCCGCCGAAACTGATCCGGAAGGCGTCCGCCGCGATGATGTTCGTCAGGTTGCTGATCGTCAGCGGCAGGCTCGCGGCGTCCACCACGAACCCCACCGCCAGCGCCAGCGTCAGGGTCGCCGCGCGGCTCACGCCCAGCGCCCGCGCCAGCTCCAGCACGATCGGCGTGAGGATCAGCACCCCGCCGTCGTTCGCGAACAGCGCCGCCACCACCGCGCACAGCCCCACCAGCAGCGCCAGCAGCCGCCGCCCACTCCCGCCCCCCAGCGCGCCACGTGCAGCGCCGCCCAGCGGAACAGCCCCGCCGCGTCCAGCAGCAGACTCAGGACGATCAGGCCCACCAGCGTTAGCGTGGCGTTCCACGTGGCGCCCCACAGGGTGGGCAGGTCCGACAGGTGCACCACCCCGGCCAGCAGCGCCACCACCGCGCCCAGCGTCGCGGCGCGCGCCGCTCCCAGCCCGCGCGGCTGCCAGACCACCAGCGCCACGGTTCCCAGCACGATCAGCACCGCCAACATGACGGGCACTTTAGCGGGCCGGGCGGCCGGGGACGGGGCCCCTCTCTTCATCCAGCCGGGAGGAACAGGGGGCACCGACCTGAAGTTAGAACGCCAGGGCCGCCCAGCCCAGGGCCAGCAGCGCCAGCGGCGTGAGGGCGGCCGCCCCGAAGCCCCCGAGCAGCGCCGCCGAGACGCCCGGCGCGAGGGCCGCCGCGAACGGCAGCTGCCCCACCAGCCCCGCGTCCCCCACCGATTCGCCCAGTGCCGAGCGCACGCCCAGCGCGGCCCACGGCGTCAGGACCGCCGTCAGGAGCGGGAGCGCGCCGCCCCCCGCCAGCGCGGCTCCCAGCAGCGCCGCGCCGCCCAGCGTGAGGCCAGCCGGGAGGTGCCCCGCCAGTCGCGCCCGTCTGCCTGGGCAGGGCGCGGCCGGCCGGTCGGTGGGTGCCCGCAGCCCCAGCGCCGGGAGCAGGAGCAGTGCCGCCAGCACCGGCTGGCCCAGCGCCACGCCGGCCCCCGCGAGCGCGGCTCCCAACACGCCCCACAGGAGCCGTGAACGCCGTCGCGTGAGGTGCAGCGCCCCCCGCCACCACAGCGCCCCGCCCGGCGACACCCGGCGCAGGGCGGGGACCCAGCGGCGCGGTGGCTGGTACCCGTCGGCGTTCACGTCCGGCACGGGGAGCCCGAACCGGCGCGCCCCGGCCCGCACCGCCTCGACCTCCAGCTGGGCGGACAGGCGGGGCGGAAGATCGTCCGCCAGCGTCCGTGCCCAGGTCACGCCCGCCACCACGGCCGCCAGCGCGGCCCCCACCGGCAGCAGCGCCGGATGCAGCAGGGCCAGCAGCGGCAGCGCGGCGAGTGCCGTGACGGGCCACCCGGTCCGCCCGTCCAGCCGCCGGACGTGCCGTGCGGCGTGCAGCATCCGCCCGCCCGCACCCAGCCACGGGAGGCTCAGGGCGAGCGGCCACAGCGCCGGGCTCCAGGCCAGCAGGCCCGCCCCCAGCGCCAGTCCGGTCAGGGCGCCGGGCAGCGCCGCGCGGGCCAGGGCCGGGGCCAGCGCCCACGCCGGGGCGACCGGACCCCGCAGCGCCGCCCACTCCAGACCGCGTGGATGCAGGCCGGGTCGCGATCCGCCCAGCCCGGACAGCAGCCACCCGCAGGCCAGGGCCGCCAGCAGGGCCCACGGCACGGCGACCGGCGCCGGCGGCAGCAGGGGCCACCCGCTGACCAGCGCCACGCCCGCGCAGCCCAGCAGGAAGGCTAGCATCAGCGGCGCGCCGCCCAGCCGCCACGCCCCCCAAGCCCACGCCATTTCACGCCGGGTCGCGCGCCACCACCAGCTCAGCCACAGGCGGCCCGCAGGGCTCACGCGGGCTCCAGCGTCACGCGGCGCACCGGCAGGCCCGTCAGTTCCTCACCGTGCGTGGTGACGACCAGCGCCCCGCCCGCCCTGGCGCGCGCCCGGACGGCGTCCAGCAGCGCCGCGCGAGAGGCGGTGTCCAGCGTCCCGAACGGTTCGTCCAGCAGCGTCAGCGCGCAGCCCAGCCCCAGCGCGCCACTCAGCGCGACCTTCTGCCGCGTGCCGCGTGACAGTTCGGCCGGCCACGCGTCCAGCCACCGGGACAGCCCCAGCGACTGCGCCAGCGCCAGCAGCGGCGCGGCCGGGCGCGACCACAGCGCCGCCAGGAACGTCAGGCCCTCCGCGACCGTCAGGTCGTCCGGCAGGGCCGCGTCCGTCGGCACCCACGCCGTGTCCGCCCGCGCGCCCCGCGAACCCGGCGCGCTGCCCAGCACCCGTACCTCGCCGCCCGCGCGCTCCCCGGCCAGGACGCGCAGCAGGGTCGTCTTGCCCGCCCCGTTCGGGCCGCACAGGTGCAGCACCTCGCCCGGCAGGGCGTGCAGGTCCGGCACGTGCGCGAGGGGCCGCCCCGCGACCTCCAGCGTGAACGGCGAGGCGGCGAGGATCGGCGCAGTGGCGGGCAGCATCACGGGCAGGTACGACTGCCCGCCGCGCCGCGTTCCGGCCCTCACCCGGCGTGTCGGTGCCACCGGCTTCAGGAGGCTGCCGTATCCTGCACGCACCATGAACCGAATCCTGACGCGGTGGCTGCCGCGCCTGCTGGCTGGCCTGATCCTGCTGGTCGCCGTGCTGGCGGGCGCCGTGTACGCCCTGACCGACCACCCGAGACCCGAGCAGGCCGCCGAGCTGACCTGCCCGGCGCAGACCCCCACGCTGAAGGCCGGGCAGCGCGTGCGCGTCATGAACTGGAACGTGCAGTACCTCGCCGGGCGCGGGTACGTGTTCTTTTACGACACCCTCGCCGGGGACGGCCCCGACACCCGCCCCAGCCCCCAGAGCATCGCCCGCACGCTGGACGAGGTCACGCAGGCGATCCGCCAGGAGAACCCGGATCTGGTCCTGCTGCAGGAAGTGGACCGGGACAGCAGGCGCACCGACTACGCCGATCAGCTGGCCCTGATCCAGGCGAAACTGGGCGGTGCGTACCCGTGCTCGGCCGCCACGTACTACCACCGCGCGACCTTCGTGCCGCACCCGAAGATCATGGGCCGCGTGGGCCTGAGCCTCGTGACGCTCAGCCGCTACCGCGTGGACAGCGCCACCCGCTATCAGCTGCCCCGCATCTGCGGCGACCCCGTGACCGTCGCGTTCAACTTCAAGCGCGCCGTGCTGGGCGTCACCCTGCCCGTGCAGGGCGGCCAGCCCCTGAGTGCCTTCAACACCCACATGGACGCCTTCGCGCAGGGCTGCCCCACCATGCAGCACCAGGTGGCCTACGTCCGCGACCTGCTGGGGCGCACGCCCGCCCCCTGGGTGATCGGCGGGGACTTCAACCTGCTGGGCACCCGCGCCGCGTACGACCGCCTGCGCGACCGCGAGAAGGCGTACTTCAACCCCGACACCGAACTCGCTCCACTGACCGCCAGCTACGCGTCGTTCCCCAGCCCCGCGCAGATCGACAGCGGCGACCGCGCGTTCATCACCCACTACCCCAACGACCCCGCCGTCGGGAAAGCCGACCGCACCATCGACTACTACTTCTACTCGGCGGGCCTGAAACATGGCGCCGAACGCGTCCGGCAGGACGACCCCAAGATCAGCGACCACTACGCGCTGCTGACCACCCTCACCCTGCCCTGACCGCAGGCAGACGCCGGGGGCGGAGGGCGTGAACCCCTCCGCCCCCGCTTTTCAAGGCGCGGCGGTCAGTGGTCGTCCGGCCCGACCGGCTCGATGGGGAAGATGCGCTCCGCGAACGCCTGCAGCCCGCGCGCGCCCGCCCGGCCCTGGCACGGCTCGGTCGGCGTGCACAGCGTCACGTACCGTGACCGGCGCGCCGCGATCGTCACGCGGTACATCAGCGCCTCCGAGCGGCTGCGGGTGTAGTGACACAGGTCGCAGTGCAGGGCATTCTTGCCCTTCTGCTCGATGGGCGTGAACTCGGCCAGCTGATCCCCGTGCACCAGCGCCAGCCGCCCGTCCGCGACCGGGTACAGCCCCAGCGTGGGCGGCGAGTCCGAATCACGCGCCCCGAACAGCTCACGGTGCGTCCCGGGAAACAGTTCGCGCAGCAGATCCTGCACGCTGTGCGCCTGCTCACGGGTCTTGCGGTGCGGATCATTCATGAGAGGCAGTGTAGGCCCACCCGC encodes:
- a CDS encoding DUF3293 domain-containing protein, with the translated sequence MNAELRAAFLASAYGRAGERLHLTPAGPGASPDWAAAGQRWAILTAWNPGAQPTSADLNRARQAQLAAGAQPWAPLPGWNGEGAWREDTLILRGVPLPEAVRLGCLFGQAAVVWGVGRRAALVWLDGPVLTQRRWLTREPARVGR
- the truD gene encoding tRNA pseudouridine(13) synthase TruD; this translates as MSLVFDWSALRALTDGPGTGGVLRREPADFRVEEQPAYPLSGEGDFLFVQLEKTGHTTAHVLRELGTQLGVRDRDIGVAGLKDRHAVTTQWISLPAKYEARLPAFAMEGVRVLDTARHGNKLAIGHLSGNRFQVRVRGAAGGADEAARTLAELSARGVPNYFGPQRFGLGGLNAEEGLRVVRGESRVRDPRVRRFLTSALQSVVFNAFVSRRLERGVFDALLAGDMAKKHDTGGVFSVQDAAAETPRAQRGEVSATGTLFGRKVKPLTLDAGELEREVLEELGLSPEVFGSRKGDRRLTRVYPQEALVTPGEDGFTLSFTLPKGSFATSVLREVMKTSVDAAAPELDAEDGADEGGNA
- a CDS encoding NAD-dependent succinate-semialdehyde dehydrogenase; this encodes MTTPPTDLSRDPATRSRAYFAGGWHALDRTFPVFHPGNGQLIGEVADCSAGDARQAIDAAERALRSWRRVNGYERGRVLRRWFELMLAHQEPLARLMTLEMGKPITETRGEVHYAASFIEWCAEEAGRIAGERVNLRFPHKRGLTVQEPVGIVYAVTPWNFPAGMITRKAAPALAAGCVMILKPAELSPMTALYLAELWLEAGGPPDTFQVLPTNDAPAFSQPLMADERVRKLTFTGSTEVGRLLYGQAARTIKRVSLELGGHAPVLVFDDADLEGAAREVIASKFRNAGQTCVCTNRVYVQRGVTEAFTRLLTEKTAALTVGDPLLDGTQVGPVVEQAGLDKIQAQVQDALARGARATTGGQATGGLYFQPTVLTDVHPDSVILREETFGPVAPVVVFDTEEEGLALANASEFGLAAYAYTRDLGRAFRVAEGLEYGIVGLNDGLPSANAPHIPFGGMKNSGVGREGGHWGLDEYLETKFISLSLV
- a CDS encoding ABC transporter ATP-binding protein, which encodes MVRAGYGSLLKPVAPTRRVRAGTRRGGQSYLPVMLPATAPILAASPFTLEVAGRPLAHVPDLHALPGEVLHLCGPNGAGKTTLLRVLAGERAGGEVRVLGSAPGSRGARADTAWVPTDAALPDDLTVAEGLTFLAALWSRPAAPLLALAQSLGLSRWLDAWPAELSRGTRQKVALSGALGLGCALTLLDEPFGTLDTASRAALLDAVRARARAGGALVVTTHGEELTGLPVRRVTLEPA
- a CDS encoding endonuclease/exonuclease/phosphatase family protein, which encodes MNRILTRWLPRLLAGLILLVAVLAGAVYALTDHPRPEQAAELTCPAQTPTLKAGQRVRVMNWNVQYLAGRGYVFFYDTLAGDGPDTRPSPQSIARTLDEVTQAIRQENPDLVLLQEVDRDSRRTDYADQLALIQAKLGGAYPCSAATYYHRATFVPHPKIMGRVGLSLVTLSRYRVDSATRYQLPRICGDPVTVAFNFKRAVLGVTLPVQGGQPLSAFNTHMDAFAQGCPTMQHQVAYVRDLLGRTPAPWVIGGDFNLLGTRAAYDRLRDREKAYFNPDTELAPLTASYASFPSPAQIDSGDRAFITHYPNDPAVGKADRTIDYYFYSAGLKHGAERVRQDDPKISDHYALLTTLTLP